DNA sequence from the Thalassotalea sp. 273M-4 genome:
GATGATAAACATCAATAAAAAGCCCAGTGGTAAACCAGCTCCTAATGCTTTTTGGGCATCTTGTGAGGATTCAAACTCACCACCCCACTCAATATAATAGCCCTCAGGCAATACCAGTTGTTCAATTTTAGCTTTGCTACGCGCAAAGGCTTTCGCAGCCGTTTCATTAAAACCCGGTTCGGCACCGACGGTAATGGTGCGAACACGATTACGTCGATGAATTAACACTTCTTCACTGTCATAATTGAGTTGTGATGAAATTTGCGAAAATGGAATGTATTTTCGCTGCGAACTGCTCCAGACCAAGCTTTTTTGAATATCGATAACGTCGTTATTTTCCGCGCCTTTATTTCTTACGATGATCGGATATAAGTAATCACCATCATGTAATTGCCCTACCCGTAAACCCTTAGTTTCATACTGAATTGCTTCAGAAAAATCTAATCGACTGACCCCCGCTAAACCAGCGGCAATATCATCATATTTAGGGGTTAATACAAACCCTTTTTCTCGCCAGTTATCACGCACATCACGGATGGTTGCATCTTGATAAAAGATGTCTTTTATTTGATTGGCAATAACACGCAATTGTGCAGGATCATCACCAGATATCCGAGCTTCAATTTTGGATTTGGTCGGCGCACCATATTGCATTACCTGACTGAAAAACTGACCATCAGGATCAGCTTGCTGCAAAGTTGCAGGCAAGGTTTGAGACAAGGTTTCGATGGTATCACTGCTGTGTGTTCTGATCACAAATACGCCGTAACTTTCGTTGGCCGACTCGGGTGCATAAACCAATGTAAAACGCTCAGCGCCTTTACCAATATAGGTTCCAACCGATTTCACTTGTGGCAAATCGGTGAGCATTTGTTCAGCTTTAATCATCACCTTTTCAGTGCTACGAATATCCCTATCTTGTGGCCCCCAGTAATGGACAAAGAAAATAGGTGAATTTGATGGCGGAAAGAAACCTTGTTTGATCAAGCCAAAACTTGCATAAGCAGTTACGGTAATCAGTACCAAGCCAGCAATGGTTAACCAACGCCACTTTAATGCCCAGCCTAAAAATGCTAAGTATTGACGACCAATAAAACCGGTAGATGCATGAGCGCTTTGATCTTTAACTTGATAAAAGTAGCGACCTAATAACGGGGTTAACGTGACAGCCAACACCCAACTTAAGAGCAAGGAAATAAGCACAACCGCAAATAGAGAAAATAAAAACTCTCCGGTTGTATCATCGGACAAACCGATGCCAGAAAACGCACAAATTCCAATAATCGTTGCCCCCAGCAATGGCCACTGGGTTCGCTTTACAATAAAGCTTGCCGACTCTAGCGCCGATTTACCAGCATGCATTCTAAGCATCATGCCTTCCGCCACCACAATGGCATTGTCGACCAACATCCCCATTGCAATGACCATAGCCCCCAGCGAAATTCGCTCTAACTGTAGACCGTATAACCACATAATCATCACCGTACCTAGCACGGTTACTAACAAGGTTACGCCAACCACAACGCCTGAGCGCCAGCCCATAAATAAACACAAAGTCAGCGTTACGACCAGCATCGACATTTCAAGGTTGGTAATAAAGCCATCAACCGCATGGTCAACTTCTTCGGCTTGATCATAAATGGCATCAACCTCAATGCCTGCCGGTAATTCAGCTAATACTTTGGCGACTTTTTCATTTACCGCTTGGCCAACAGCCACAATATTGACTTCTTTTTGGGCTGCAACCGATAAAGTCACCGCAGGGTGGCCATTGTAACGAATTAATTCTTTAGGAATATCAACCGCTTTAATACTTAACGTGGCAATATCTTTAAGTTTTATTGAACGGTTCTGACCAGGTACCACAAACGATAAGTCGGCGATTTCATCTAATCGATTATTCGATGCTTCAACGGCTAAACGCAGATTTTTTTCACCCACTAATAACCGCCCACCAATCGCTGGGCGTAAATGGTTGTTGATGACATTTGCGACATCTGGGTAGGACAAACCTAAGCCCGCAATTTGAAAACGGTCGAGTTCAGCAACAATATGCTCTTCTAAGATACCATTGACATTGACCTTAGCGACCCCGTCAAGGGTTAAGAGCTCTCGCCTTAAAATACGCGCAAATTCGCGAATTTGATACGGTGTAAAGTCTTTGGCGGTTAAGGCATAATACAAACCAAAAACATCGCCAAAATCGTCATACACTACCGGTTGACCTGCGCCCAGAGGCAGTTTGTTTTCGATATCGCCAATGCGTTTTCGAACTTCATCCCAAACTTGCGGTAATTGGGGCCCGCGTAACTTTGAGGACACCTCAACCGTAATCACTGAAACGCCTGGTTTACTGACCGAGTTTAACTCCTTTAATTGCGGCATTTTTTGCAGCGCAATTTCTATTTGCTCGGTCAGTTCTTTTTCTACTTTCTCAGCACTGGCCCCTGGAAATTGGGTTACCACTTGGACTTGTTTGATGGTAAAAGCAGGATCTTCAAGGCGGCCAATTTCTTTTAAACCGATAACACCACCAACGCAACTAATAAGAACAAATAGCCACACATTAATCGGTTTTAAAATAGAATAACGAGCGATATCAAACATTACTTCACCGCCACGTATTCTTTCACTAACAACCCTTGGCGCATTTTATTGGCGGCTGCCGATACCACTTTTTGACCGACAGTTAAACCAGGCCCTATTAACGCATGGCGATTTTCAATGGTGAGCACATCCACCGACTGTTTTGCTACGCGCTGGCTCTGAGGGTTAAACACCCAAACATGAAAACCACTTTCTCCACTGCCAATTAACGCCGATAATGGCACCACATATTGCTCACCTTCCGGGTGCAATTTTTTGACTTTAACCGTTGCTCTAGTACCGGGAATTAAATTAACCTTCTCGGCAGAGTTTAAAGCAAAAGTAACGCTGTAGGTTTGGGTAATAGGATCGGGTTGCGTTTGGTGCTCAACATAATGAATATCATAGGTTTTAGAGCCATTACTTAATACGGTTGCGGTGGCATCAAACTGGGTATTACCCGCATTGGCAGTGATCAGTTTTTCGGGCACATCAAAGGTAAAATAATAACTTGATACATCTTGCAATGTGGCAATGGTATCAGACGATTTAATGTAGCTATTATTGTCAATAAAGCGCGCTGAAACAACCGCATCAAACGGTGCTCTAAGTTCGGTATAGCTTAGGTCCTGTTCGGCATTTGCTAATGCTAATCGAGCAATTTCAAATTCGGATTTGGCGTTATCGAACATACGTTTTGAAGCCACCCCTTTATCAAACATGGTTTGCATGCGGTTAAGCTCGGTCGTTGCAAGATCTAGTCGAATTCGACTTTCAGCCACTTTGCGAATAAACGGAGCTTGGTCTATTTTGGCCAGTAACTCTCCTTTTATAACCCTTTTTCCTTCGCTTAAATTGACCATAACCAAACGCCCAGACAGTTCAAACTTTAAATTAACGTCTTTTACGGCTTCAACCGTGGCCGGGAATTCAAAGCTTTTCGCTTGATAATTTTTTTCCACGGCACTCAGTTGCACCACAATAGGCTTTTCCGGTGCGACAACTTTGGTGTCAGGTTCTCCACAACCCAAAAGAAGCAACGCAAAGATAGTAAAACAAAAGTATCGACCCACAAATGACTCCTTAAAGATTTACCAATACACCTAAAAAAATGTTAATTTATGTCAAACACTGGCTTAAGCATAGTGTGTATTGGCTTATCAATTTCAATATGTCAGAATATTTACGCTAACATATTAATAAAAATGAACGAAAGTTTACGCGGGCATGTTAACACATAAAGCAAAAGTGTAAACGCGATAATTTATGGTAATTATTTCTAAATAGTAACGCTTTCAAATAATAGGAGTGTATTTTGCCCGACAGTATAAACAGAATCATTAAAGCCGCCAGAGAATGCTTTCGCCAGCATGGCTATAATACAGCCAATATTGCGATGATTTCTCGTCATGCCAAAATATCCCGCGTTACTATTCACAAGCACTTTACCAATAAAGAAGCCTTATTTAGAGCCGTTGTTTCTGACTATTTAGATAAAACGGCGATGACCATCGAGAATTACCAGCTCAGTAATCAAAGCTTTTGGCCCGCCACAAAAGCCTTATTACGAGAGAAGTGTGAGCGAGTGTTTGAAGAAGTTAGCAACCACTTAATTAAACCAGACTTAGCCCAAGCTGGCGAACAATATTGCCAAGATTTAATAGAGCAAAGACGCTTACAAACCATTAAAGCCATTGCGGACAAAGCACAACAAGCGGTTGAAGCAAATGAATTAAGCTTGGTTAAAGTAAGTATGACCAGCCTTGAATTTGCTCAGACTCTACATCAAGCCGCTGAAAACTTTCTCATGTCAGGCAGTAAATCCAGCACCGAAGCATCGTTTATTCGCTTGCTAAATGTGTTTGTTGCCGCCACTGAGAGTAAAGCTTGACCGTTGATAAGTAGAAATGGAAACTGACAACACAATAAAAAGGCATGCTGCTAGCATGCCTTTTTTATTCCCACGAGTTATCAATCGCAAAGGCTTAAAATCGTTGGGGCTCTGCAGGTTTGTTTTGCAAAATATTTTCTATTTGCGCCATGACCTCATGGCTTAACGCGCCTTTGGAATTTAACGCGGCCAAATTATCTTCGAGTTGAGCCAATTTGCTCACCCCTAAAATAACACTTGAAACCTGCTCATTGGTTAACAGCCAACAAAGCGCCAGATGATGCAATGGCACTCCAATGTCTCTGGCCAACCGATCGAGTTTTCTAATTTTGTCTAGATCATCTGGGTTATCCATTAGGATATCTTTTAGCCATTGATAATCATCTAAACTAAAACGACTGCCCGTTGGGATGCCATCGATGTATTTACCGGTTAACAAACCTGAAGCTAAAGGCGAAAAAGTGGTTAGCCCTAAACCTTTTTCGTATAACGGTCTGAACTCACCTTCCACTTTATTACGGCGCAACATATTGTATTCCGGCTGTTCAACAACTGGAGCAACTAAATTACGAGCTTGAGCAATACCCATCGCTTCGCTAATTTGTTGGGCGTTCCATTCACTGGTTCCCCAGTACATCACCTTACCTTGCCTGACAAGGTCCGTCATGGCTTCGACTGTTTCTCCAATGGGGGTATCGATATCGGGTCTGTGACAATAATATAAATCTAAATAATCAACATTAAAGCGTTTCAATGCACCGTGACACGCATCAAAAACGTGTTTGCGCGATAAACCGCGTTGAGTTGGTTTATCGCCCCCCCAAAATACCTTCGATGAGATCACATAGGAATCACGTGTCCATTGCAATTTAGAAATGACGTTGCCCATAAGCTCTTCAGACTTTCCGGCCTCATAGCCTTCGGCATTATCGTAAAAATTAATGCCTGCATCATACGCCGCAGCCATCAAATTTTTGGCATCGTTAAATTGCACCCCAGTCGCAAAATTTACCCAAGAGCCAAAACCCAATTCACTCAGTTGCAACCCTGTTTTGCCCATTCTTCTGTACTGCATACGATCCTCTTATTATCACTATACGTAGGTATTCGCCCGATTTTAGAGGCTCATTCCCCCATTTGCAACAATCGACACTAAAACGATTAATCAGCCCTAGCTTATTTGATTTGTTGTTTTATTAAATCAATGACCGTATCAAAACGCTTCGGCAGTTCCCGATTGCGCTTATGAATTAAATAGAGGGTTTCGGTAACAGACTTTTTAGCTTCAAATACCGATAGTGTCTCTCGTTCGATAAAACATTCTACGGCACTTTTGGGTAATACTGAGAAGCCCAGTCCCTTAGATACGGGCAACAATATTTGACTTATTTGGTTGACGTAACCTGTAATGGGAATATCGTCAAGATTGAGTTCACTAAAGCCTTTGTTGCCACATTGAGCAAAATACATCGACAAATAATAATGCCCGTCAGGATGATTTATCAGCCCTAAGGTTGTTAAAAAATCAGCCGAATCTAAATCCCACTCTCTGTCAGCAGGTAACACTAAACACAAGGTTTCAACACCAAGTATTGTGACCTCAAACTGACTGGGGTTAGCCAAGTGGGTCACTATACCGACATCGGTCTCACCGTCTTGGACTTCTTTAATAATGTGTCGATTAGGCGCGGCTTCCATGTTTATAATGAGTTGAGGATGTTGACATTGTAGATTTAAGAGCTTGGGGTAGAGTTTTAACACCAATGAGCCAGAACAAGAGATTTTACAACTACCGGCAAAAGGATCATCAAAATTTAGAGCGGTCAAGAGATCCTGTTGTCCCTGTTGCAATGTTATTGCATAGTCGTATACCAACCGCCCTTGTTCGGTAAGTTCAAAACTTTTGTTTTCTCGGCGAATTAAGTCATGACCACAGGCTTGTTCTAGTTTTTTTATGTGTTGACTGACCCCTGGCTGGGTCATAAACAACTTTTCTGCCGTTTGGGTGAAATGCCCCACTTCGATTAAGGTTTTAAAAGTATTAAGCCAAATCGGATTAAGCACAGTATTGCTCCTAAGACATTATTTGAATCATCACATCATAACAAGTATTTATAATTATTGTTGATATTGATAATTAGTTAATAGGAAATTTAAAACCACAATCAAATCGGGCGCTAGATGAGCGCCCGTTTGTTTTACTTTGCTTTTTCAAGTGATTGTTTTATTTTACTGCGCCAATAGCCTTGTTGGCCTAATACTTTCCATGCCCATTTGATCCAATTAAGCATCGAAAAACTTAACCAAATAACCCAAGCCAACATGATGGCTTTATAAAATAAGGTGCTAATACTCACCACCGACACTTGCGGTAGTTGGCCTGAACTTTGATCAATAAACCATTGTAAATAATTTCCATAAGAGTTATTTCCTTCAACCCCCATATTTGGTGCACTTAATAAACTGTATGGGATCACCGACAACAGAGATATAATGGCTAGCAAAGACAACACATAAAGACCAAGCTGGGACAGATTAAAACTCAGATAACCAAGCTCTTTAGGCCGCCACTTACTTGCTGTCAGAGCACCAAACCACAACGCGATTAGCATCAAAACACCCCAGTTATTCAAGCTTATCCCCAAGCCAAGCACTATCCAACTAACGGTATTTAAGGGGGAGAATGGTACTCGAGCAATACACAAAGCGATTACGATAAACGCAAGCAGTTCTCCCCAGTATAATATCGCTGGGCCTAATAAAGGTCCGTCAGTCCATAAAATCCATCTCTGGCTGTTAACGGAAATAACGCTGGTAATATTGCTTGTCGGTGCATTTAAATCAATTTTGGGGGCAGATAAAAATACCTCGCTGTTTTTATTTGCCCGCATTTGAATCGCAACGTTGTGACTGCCTGGTACAATCGGCATCAATAACTTACCCTCTTCAACTTGTAAGTTTAAGGGCGTGTTATCG
Encoded proteins:
- a CDS encoding efflux RND transporter permease subunit, which gives rise to MFDIARYSILKPINVWLFVLISCVGGVIGLKEIGRLEDPAFTIKQVQVVTQFPGASAEKVEKELTEQIEIALQKMPQLKELNSVSKPGVSVITVEVSSKLRGPQLPQVWDEVRKRIGDIENKLPLGAGQPVVYDDFGDVFGLYYALTAKDFTPYQIREFARILRRELLTLDGVAKVNVNGILEEHIVAELDRFQIAGLGLSYPDVANVINNHLRPAIGGRLLVGEKNLRLAVEASNNRLDEIADLSFVVPGQNRSIKLKDIATLSIKAVDIPKELIRYNGHPAVTLSVAAQKEVNIVAVGQAVNEKVAKVLAELPAGIEVDAIYDQAEEVDHAVDGFITNLEMSMLVVTLTLCLFMGWRSGVVVGVTLLVTVLGTVMIMWLYGLQLERISLGAMVIAMGMLVDNAIVVAEGMMLRMHAGKSALESASFIVKRTQWPLLGATIIGICAFSGIGLSDDTTGEFLFSLFAVVLISLLLSWVLAVTLTPLLGRYFYQVKDQSAHASTGFIGRQYLAFLGWALKWRWLTIAGLVLITVTAYASFGLIKQGFFPPSNSPIFFVHYWGPQDRDIRSTEKVMIKAEQMLTDLPQVKSVGTYIGKGAERFTLVYAPESANESYGVFVIRTHSSDTIETLSQTLPATLQQADPDGQFFSQVMQYGAPTKSKIEARISGDDPAQLRVIANQIKDIFYQDATIRDVRDNWREKGFVLTPKYDDIAAGLAGVSRLDFSEAIQYETKGLRVGQLHDGDYLYPIIVRNKGAENNDVIDIQKSLVWSSSQRKYIPFSQISSQLNYDSEEVLIHRRNRVRTITVGAEPGFNETAAKAFARSKAKIEQLVLPEGYYIEWGGEFESSQDAQKALGAGLPLGFLLMFIISVLLFGRARQPLIIWLLVPMALVGVVSGLLLADLPFGFMSLLGFLSLFGMLIKNAIVLLEEIDLQIQEGKAAHQAIVDASVSRLRPVSLAAITTILGISPLIFDPFFADMSVTIMGGLAFATVLTLIAVPVLYSVFYKVSFRAAQVTH
- a CDS encoding efflux RND transporter periplasmic adaptor subunit; amino-acid sequence: MGRYFCFTIFALLLLGCGEPDTKVVAPEKPIVVQLSAVEKNYQAKSFEFPATVEAVKDVNLKFELSGRLVMVNLSEGKRVIKGELLAKIDQAPFIRKVAESRIRLDLATTELNRMQTMFDKGVASKRMFDNAKSEFEIARLALANAEQDLSYTELRAPFDAVVSARFIDNNSYIKSSDTIATLQDVSSYYFTFDVPEKLITANAGNTQFDATATVLSNGSKTYDIHYVEHQTQPDPITQTYSVTFALNSAEKVNLIPGTRATVKVKKLHPEGEQYVVPLSALIGSGESGFHVWVFNPQSQRVAKQSVDVLTIENRHALIGPGLTVGQKVVSAAANKMRQGLLVKEYVAVK
- a CDS encoding TetR/AcrR family transcriptional regulator, producing MPDSINRIIKAARECFRQHGYNTANIAMISRHAKISRVTIHKHFTNKEALFRAVVSDYLDKTAMTIENYQLSNQSFWPATKALLREKCERVFEEVSNHLIKPDLAQAGEQYCQDLIEQRRLQTIKAIADKAQQAVEANELSLVKVSMTSLEFAQTLHQAAENFLMSGSKSSTEASFIRLLNVFVAATESKA
- a CDS encoding aldo/keto reductase, which translates into the protein MQYRRMGKTGLQLSELGFGSWVNFATGVQFNDAKNLMAAAYDAGINFYDNAEGYEAGKSEELMGNVISKLQWTRDSYVISSKVFWGGDKPTQRGLSRKHVFDACHGALKRFNVDYLDLYYCHRPDIDTPIGETVEAMTDLVRQGKVMYWGTSEWNAQQISEAMGIAQARNLVAPVVEQPEYNMLRRNKVEGEFRPLYEKGLGLTTFSPLASGLLTGKYIDGIPTGSRFSLDDYQWLKDILMDNPDDLDKIRKLDRLARDIGVPLHHLALCWLLTNEQVSSVILGVSKLAQLEDNLAALNSKGALSHEVMAQIENILQNKPAEPQRF
- a CDS encoding LysR family transcriptional regulator, with the translated sequence MLNPIWLNTFKTLIEVGHFTQTAEKLFMTQPGVSQHIKKLEQACGHDLIRRENKSFELTEQGRLVYDYAITLQQGQQDLLTALNFDDPFAGSCKISCSGSLVLKLYPKLLNLQCQHPQLIINMEAAPNRHIIKEVQDGETDVGIVTHLANPSQFEVTILGVETLCLVLPADREWDLDSADFLTTLGLINHPDGHYYLSMYFAQCGNKGFSELNLDDIPITGYVNQISQILLPVSKGLGFSVLPKSAVECFIERETLSVFEAKKSVTETLYLIHKRNRELPKRFDTVIDLIKQQIK